The Terriglobales bacterium genome segment CAAAACGCCTCAGTTGTCGATCTGTTGCCCACTCTAGTTCCGTTTTACTTTTGGGAATACAATGGCGCAATGGAAATCGTTAACTTTCCCGACCATCAATTTAACCAAATTGGCGCAAGCGGGATTTGCCCACACTGTGAAACGAAATCGTATTTCCAGCCAGTAGCCACGTACCGGGAGCAAGCCCATCCCAGGAGGATGGTCAGTGCTGCACAATGCCAGAGCTGCAAAGAGTATGTCCTAGTCATCGGTAGTCAACAGCCGGGAGGGACGCAGTCCCCCTTTAACTTAAGTAGCGTTTTTCCAATCGGTAAGCCGAACGATCGGGTGGATGAAAGTGTACCAGCCATGGTCAAGGAGGATTTTGCTGAGGCACTTCGCTGCCAATGGATCAGAGCGTACAAAGCTTGTGTTGTAATGTGCGGCCGCGCAATTCAGACGAGCGCGTTAGCTTTGGGAGCAAAGGGGAGCAGGTTGGTCGACCAGATAGACGATCTCCATAAGAGCGGGAAAATAACAGAATCGCTGAGAGATTTTGCGCATGAAGTCCGGCTCGTGAGAAATGATGGTGCGCACCCAGATAAAGATGGTTTGGCTGATGTAACACCCGAAGACGCGATGGACGTGATTGAATTTACCCGCCAGTATCTAGAGCATGTTTATATAATGCCTGCCAAACTAAAAGCTCGTAAGGGAACTTCATCGGTGCCCATCGTAGCCGTCAAACCCTAGTCTTCCTAGTCCTTACCACACTTGGATCGTCTCCAAAAATTTCCGTTGACATTTCCAGGTGAATAATTGGAGAATTAGTTCAGTTTTTACGCCAGCCATTATACTCCCTATTGGGGTTTTGGATTTCGACCACAATATATAGGTGGGTAGTTGCAAATTAAGCATAACTTGGCTATAACAAGGAGCATCCAATGGCTGGAATGGCCGTACAACAACCACATCCTGAATCTTCCATTCGCGACGAAGTAATAGAAGTTCTTCGGGGACATGAGATGACTCCTTCAGAACTCATTGCGAACCTGGCCAAAGAAAAGTCATTATCTGATGTCGCTATTCGAGTGGCTATTTGGTATCTAATCTCACAAAATGCCGTCGAGTTTTCTGCAGACCAAAAGCTACGGCTAGTCCCGACTATCTAACTAGGTTGTGTCTTCAACCTTGGCAACGTCTTCTTCCAAACCGGCAGATAGGTATGATCGTTTTTCGCCAACTGATCGTCCTGCGGACAACAGGTCCCCGGCGCAAAGAGATCGCGACCGTATTCTATTTACCAGTGCGTTTAGAAGGCTTGCTGGCGTAACCCAAGTCTTTGCTGCCGATGAAGGGCACGTATTTCACAACAGGCTCACCCATTCATTAGAAGTTGCCCAAGTCGGGCGGAGGCTTGCAGAGAAACTTTATAAAGAACAGCAGGATTTCTGCAATAAATCGGGAGGCGTTGATCCTGATGTTGTCGAAGCAGCATGCATGGCGCATGATCTCGGACACCCTCCTTTTGGTCACATCGCTGAAATGACCCTGGATGAACTAGCAAGGCACGGTTCTGATCACGCCGCAGGTACTGATCCAGTCGGTGATCTAGCAGATGGGTTTGAGGGAAACCCCCAGTCGTTTCGAATTGTGACAAAGTTAGCATTTCGTTCAGATCAAACCCACGGGTTGAACCTTACCAGGGCTACCTTAAACGCGGTACTGAAGTATCCGTGGATGAGGGGAACGGTAGGGAAAAAATATAGAAAATGGGGTGCTTACCAGAGCGAGGAAGATGAATTCAAATTTGCACGCGCACTTAATTCCACTGGAGACGAACGGCAAAGCCTAGAAGCCTCCATTATGGACTGGGCTGATGATATTACCTATTCTGTTCATGATCTCGAAGATTTTTATAGAGCACGTCTTATCCCAATTCATATCCTCGTCTCAGATAAAAATGAGCGCCAACGTTTTTATATTGCCGCGGCGAAACGGCTTCAAGCACAAGAGGGGATGACCTCCGCAGATTTTGAGCAACATGAGAAGACTTTTGATCCGTTTTTGGATTCAGTGCCCCTGTCTGAGTCTTACAAAGGAACTCAGGACCAGCGCTCCGCGCTTCGGACGTTTACGGCGGGGCTGATAGCGCGGTATGTCAAAAGCACCAAACTTGTTAATGAATCTGATGACATAAGGTTAGAAATCTCTCCGGGATTCAAGCGCGAAGTTAAGATGCTGAAAAATCTGACTTGGCACTATGTTATCGACAATCCATCGCTTGCGACTCAGCAATATGGTCAGCGCCGCGTAATTAAGGACCTGTTCAAAATCTACCGTGAAGTTGCTGCTGATGAAAAGCATTGGCATGTTTTACCCGCAAATTCACGTGAACAGGTTGAAACCATTTTCAATTTGCCCGATCATGACCGAGCCTTGACTAGAATTGTTGTCGATTTGATTGCCAGCATGACTGAGCGGCATGCGATAGACATGCATCATCGTCTTACCGGAGTTTCTTTGGGTTCAGCACTTGATCTCATAGGGCGCTATTAGTCGGTAGAATGATTTCCTTCCGAATTGTTCTAGAAGTGACGGCCGTTTCGTCTATATTTGCAGGATATTCTCGCGTTTTCTATTCCGTGCTCTTAGGGTCCACCACCAAAGCAAATTATTTACGACCATCGTCGGGCGTCTGATAGTGGGGCATGATAATTTAATTCCCCTTCCCATCATTGCGTACTGCGCCTCAGTTTCGTCACGTGGGATAAAGATCAATGCAAAGGTGGTTGTCTCATTAGCGCATACCGCGCGGAGAGCGATGCCGAGTCCACGCTCAACGCCCGAACGGTACAGCAGCTCTGCTTGTCTTAGACGCGATTCTGAGCGATCCCTAAGCCAAAACTTGCCCTGCGGATCAACCGCAACATCGTCGGCTGTGATCCAGCATACCTCGCCGGGATACCCGTTGTTTCGCAGGAACTCGCTAAACTGCGTTGCGGCGCCATCCAGCGAGTCTGGAAGGTTTTGCTGAGTATCGTTCATCACATTTTATTTTACTTGGCCGGGTGCCCCGGCCCCGCTTCACGGCCAAGCGTGGTTATGATTTGCCGGCTTACTTATTCTCGAGCAGGCCTTTCACTACCTTTTGTATTGAATCCAGGTCAATTTGTTTTTCCAAGACTTCTTCGCGCGACCATTTCAGATCACCCGACCAGAACAAAGACTTATTCTGCAGGCGTACCGCGATATCGCCGCTTGCGTATCTTGACTTCATTGCGGCGTCAGCCCAGAGCTCCGCGAGCCGATACTCGACCTTGCGCGAAGAGCGTTTTCCGCCCGCGCTCTTTTCGATATATTGTTTCGTTTCCAAGAGTGCTTTATTAATCGCGGTCAACGCCTGATCTTTTCTCTCATCCTTATAATGGCGTTCCGCCTGGAATGTGCCAAGCAGATTTTGCAGAGGGACAAGCAGTCCTGTGAGACTCATGAGGTAACCCTATCTCAATAGAGTTCAAAGATGATCGCCCAACTCTAGCACAGAGAGGAACAGTCAGCCAACAGTTAGCCGGGTGCCCCATGCCACGCAACGCGCGGCGTGGGCCTAAAAAGATTTCATCCCTATTGTTTTTCGCTCTTTGTTAGCGCTACGTGCGGCCTTCGGCGGAGCGGTTGATTTCGGAGAAAAACAAAGCACGCTGCTCGGGTCCGGAGAACGCCCGGCTGGGTACGAAGAATGCGTTCCCCAGGGCATTGGCGATGAGAATGAATTGGCCCGTGTCGCTTACTATCCTTACTTTGCGCCAGGGCACCTTTCCCTTGAGTGATCCAATTTCGGTAGAAATGCCCTCGGGCGAAACCGTGAGCGTTCGTTTGGCTGTCTTGCCGCTGATGAACATCCACAGGGGCAGAAAGAACAACGCACCCAAAGCGAAGGCGAGGGCAATGAGAACATCCTGAAATGTGACTGACCGCATGATGGCAGCCCGCAGCAGGAAGACAAACACGCCTAACACGGCTGCATTGCGCAGGATCACGATCCTGAACCTCCCCGAACTGCCCAAGCTATGGAAGAATCCACGGACAATCTCTCCCCTCGTCAATGCATATTCAATGGTCAGATTTTCCATGAGGTGACTATAACGAAGTGGAGAAACAATAAGGATAAAATCTTTTTATGCCCACGCTTCGCTTTCGGGAAACCATGGGGCACCCGGCTGTAAGTTAAAATGACTCCATCATGAGCGCCATAACCCAGCATTCCTGGAAGCAAAAGCCAGTCAAACTTCTTTTCGTGGTTATGACACTGCTTTTGTCCGGCGGATGTCAGTCGTCCTTTTACTACAAGTGTCATGATGGCGGGGAGATTGACTCGAAGAAGAAGTCAGATGTCGCTGCGGTCAGCCTACAGTTCGTGCAAGCGGCCCTCGCAGGAGACGTGGACGCCGCTTACAGCCAGTTCACAGAGGCAGCGAAGGCAAACACTCCCCGGGATCAATTCGCTGGTGCTTTGCAGGTCTTCAAGTCAGCAGGTCCATTTGACGGTCTTCAGATCGAGCGGATCATGACGCTGACGGGATGGGGGGACACATCCAAGAGCAACGGGGTTGCCATCTGCTCGAAAGATGCTGCCCATCCTGAAGCTGGCGTGACCGTGGCAATACAAAAAATTCCGGAGCAGGCGTACGCACTTGTGTCAGCCAAAGGTAAAGGCAGTCAAGAGACCTGGATTGTTTCTGTATGGCTGATTCCCAGCGCTGAGAAATGGCAGGTGTACTCCTTCTATGCGACGATAGGAACTGCGTTGGGCAAGTCAGCCGACGAATATATGGCAATGGCCCGAACGGAAAAAAGTCGCGGACATGCTCTCAATGCCGGCCTTCTGTACTCCGACGCCGCCAGTATTTCTGCACGAGGTCCCTTCTATCACACGGGCAGGGAGGATCTGATTCAGCGGGAAGCGCAACAGGTCACGCCGCCTCAGGAGTTTCGTGGCCGCGCTCCTTTCTCACTCACGGGACCCTCAGGAGCTTTCTCCATCCTCCATGTGAACACCATCCCGCTCAACGGAAAACTATACCTGGTAATTGCTCATGAGGTTGACCCATGGAAGGACTCCCGGGAGATCGAACAGAAGAACCAGGCTCTCATCAGCACGTTCGCAAAACAGTTTCCCGAGTATTCGGATGTCTTTGGAGGACTCGTTGCCGAGGCGACGGTACGCGGTGGAAACAACGGTTGGCGCACAGTCAAGGAGAACGCAGCAATCCAGGCCAGCCACAAATGACTAGACAGAAATTTTAACTCAAGGTTACGGCTGGCCGGGTGCCCACGCCGGGTGCCCCATGCCCCGCAAAGCGGGGCGTGGGCCTAAAAAGATTTTATCCTTATTATTTTTTCTGCTGCACTCCGACTAATTTCAGTCAGTCACTAGTGCGACCTTATAATTAAGCAGACATGTAGCAGCATGGAATTGACTTACAAATTCGGTGTGACTCCCGACGACGGACGAAGCTACGAATATCCCAATGTCTTTGCCGTTGAGAAGACGGCAGGACCGGAGCGCCTGGTGATTGCGCCTGCCGGACAGCACGTCTCTCTCATGCTTGCTCTCATGCGCATGATGTTCGAACCGTTTGGCATCCTATATGTCTTGACAGTCCCGCGAGGCGGCGGGGAAGCAGGACGATATCAGGTTGCCAACCCGGTCGCGCGCGAGGAAGCTGAAGGATTCCTGGGCCGGTTCAAAGAATTTTTCGAAAACGACGGACGGCACCACATCTGGATAGCCTCAGTCGGCACCTCTGACTCGCTGGTGTACGACAATCATAACGTTATCTATGCCTATGGCGAATTGCGAGAGTTTGAGCGCGTCCTGGTGAAACGCGGATTAACGAAAGTGGATTGCGTGGAATTCCCTTCACCCCACACCCACAAATACAACAGGGCTTTCGATCGCTCCCAGCAAGAGGTGCTTGGCTACTGGGAGTGGAAGCAGTTTCCCTTGCAAGAGGACGACGATCCCTGAAGAATATGAGCTGATCATAGGCTGATACGGCACGTTTAGATTTGAGAGCGCCATTCACGAAGTGGAAAAACAATAAGGACAAATCTCTTCAGGCCCACGCCCCGCTTTGCGCGGGCATGGGGCTCCCGGCCTCCAAAGCTCAAATCAGACCGGGAACCTTTTCTCATCCGCCGGAGTCTATTCCACCAGAACACCATGATCACGACACGTCAACTTATCGCCGGATTTCTGCTTTTGCCGTTGCTTTTCGCCATTCCAACCATCGCCCACGGTCAAAAAAGCAGGAGTGCTTCCCGAACTGCGGCCGTCGAGAGTCAACCGCAAGCTGCCGCTGGATTTGATGAGCAGGCAGCGGGCTTCGAGAATCCCGCGATCGCCTTCACCCCGGCGGATGAGACCACAGACCTTCTCGGATTCGGCATGGTTGGTTTCATCTTCGGCGCGGCCATCGTTGTGCTGCGAACGTTGCGCCGATGGATATTCCCCGCATCCGTGCGGACCATCGTCTTGGAGCTATAGTTGTCACCAAGCACTCAGCAGCAGGATTCAGTCAAAATCCGCGCAATCCGTGAAATCCGCGGTGAGCCTTTGCTTTATCCCAAAATGGTACCATTCTGATATCAAACTGTTGATTCCTTAAGGATTGTGGGCCATCATTGCGAGGGCATTCAAGAATGCAGGGCTAAGGGTGAGCGCGAAGCGAGCGCCGGATCGCGCGAGCGGAGCGCGAGGGCGCAGCGGTTTACCGCGGAGCCCTTAGAACAAGGGTAGGAAGCCCATGAGTTCTTTGAAAATCTAATGGCCGGACGCAGGTGGCTCTTGTGCGTGCGTTTATAGATCTGTTAACACACTGATACTACTCAACCACTCACCAACCCAGTCCATATGTCATTGAATTGTAATGGCTTACCAATACAGAGACTACTTAAAGTAATGGGTGGGGGCGGGGTATTACTTCACGGGGAAATCCGGAGCCTGAAGATTACTAGAAGCTAAACAGGTGGCCTACCTACTTGTTCTTGGTTGGCGCTCCTGGTTTGGGGTTACAATTCCGGGTTATGAAGACATTTTGGAAAGCCCAACTCCTCGTGCTCGTCTGTCTGGCATCGGCCGTACTTTGGTCGCAGGCCGGGTCCAAATCGAATTCGGAAAGTGGCAGCGCGAACTCGAGCGTCTCGCTCAACCGGGTCCGGGTCTCCGGGAATGTTGAAGAAGGAATGCTCACGCACAAAGTGGTGCTGCCCTATCCCGAGTATGCGAAGGCGAACCGCATCCAGGGCCAAGTCGTGCTGCATGTAGTCATTGATAAAAAGGGCAAGGTCATCGAGGTCAAGCCGATCTCCGGACACCCGAAGCTGATTCCAACAGCGGTCGACGCGGTGCAGCAATGGCGCTACCGCCCGTATTTCCTGAATGGGGAAGCCGTCGAGGTGGAGACAACGGTTACCGTGAACTTTAACCTGGCGAACGTGTAGCGGTCTTAACCATCCCTTTGGTTAGTCACACCTGGCCTAGTCCCCGTTGAAGGTCCACTCCACGCCAGCGAGGCGTTCGTGATCAAACCAGAACGATGCGCTGGCCGTTTGTTCCAAATTGGAATAGCGCTTGGCGGGGATGCCGCCTGGGCCCTTGCTCTCCTCGGCACCGGCGCCGAAGGCGGCGTATATGTCGTCGAGGGAGCTGTGGCCGATCTGCAACTTGGCGGGCAGCTTGCGATCAGCCGTGGTGACGGTGATGTGCTGAATCAGCAGCGCGCCGGTGGCGGGCACGTAGGCCTCAACTACCACGCCCTTGCCGTCGTCGAGAACGACGATGCGGTCGGTTTGTCCGGGGACGTTTGGGTTCTGGACCTGGCGAGTGCTCTTTGTTGTTGCGTGGAGCCGGAGCCGCAACTGCGCGAGGGTGAATGGCTGCGAGGTGAGTCCGATATTCTGATCGATGAAGTTACCGATAGCCTCTTCCGGCGAACCTGTGGCGCCGGCCACGAGCCGCGGCGCCCATGCTGAACTTATCAGTACCATCAGCACGGCCAGAACGAATACCTTTTTCATGGAGACGTCTCCTCCATATATAGGTGAAGGTGCTCCCGAATTATAACTGGCCGGACAGCTCGCGCTTCAGCAAAGCGTGGGTAGAAAATTGGAGCCCGGGCCGTCACCGGAAACCGAGCTCCAACCATTGGCGTTCACCTCATTAGTTGGGGTTCACGTCAGCATAGGTCAAGCCGATTTTGGCGCCGCTCAGGAACGCCGAGGCGGGACCTTTCCCGTTCACGCTGCCGGAGCGATAAACGCCCCACTTGAACATGACGAACGAACCCGTTTTGGCATCCCAGGTAGGACAGTTGAAGCGCGTCTTACCGTTGATGAACATTTGGGGGATGCCGTTGTACCACAGCTCCACCCAGCCCGTGTTGTCGGTCGCCAGGTGGACGTGGACCACAAACGTGTTCCATGAATTCAAAGGAAACTTGGTTTTCCAGAAGTTGACGTTCGTCCCATTCACGTTGTTCTGCATGTAAAGATTGCCGTCTCCGTTCAAGGCTCGCAGGACCAGCGGCGCACCCTGGCCGGCGGGGCCGTAACCATGCATCTGCCACATGGCGACCCAGGCGCCGTTTGTGGGCATCGGGTTCCACAGCGCGCGCCAGCCTACGAAGTAGGTACCGCCCTTGGCCACCCGGAAGTTACCGCCGGGCGTTCTCGTGCCCTTGGACTCGCAGCGCTCCTTGCCGAAGCTGGGATCGTCCCAGGTGTCGTATCGAAACACCAAGCCGTGTTGGCCCTTCGGGTCGCTGACGACGCTGATGCGTCCGGGAGCTTCCTCCAATCCTTCAAAAACGCCCGTGCCGCGGGCGGCGTTGCCATCCCACAGCAACTGGGCGTGGGCGCCAGGCAGCCAGAGACAGAGCCCGACAAGCAGACAGAGCATGCGGAATACTACGGTCCTGGGTTCAAGTACTTTATACAGATACTTTGAATTCATTATGGTTTCCTCCGTGAGCATACTTGGTTGTGCGCAACTCAAGAGCGCGGTTGACGGTAAACCTGGTCATCCCAGGTTGACCTGTGCGGAGGCCATTATCATTTTGTGATGTGATGCGTCAGCACATTGACTGTGCACAAACCGGAAGGGCCAGCAAGAGCAGGGCTATCAAGGCACTCAATCTGTGACAGGAGCGCACAACGCAGGCGGGGAGGCCCGCATTCGTTAGGTCAATCTGTTCACAGTGGTTTGTCGGAGTTGTGTGGCAACGCTTTCCAAGCGCAGGAGTGCGGCAAGCGCCTATCAAAAAGTCATCTTTCCAAAGTTCACTTGAAATGCATTCCAGCTTCTGAAGTTTTCAGCAGATGTTGCTGCTCAATACAAACCTCAGCCGCTTTCAGTTGCCGCCAGACGGTACGTAGGTGTTTACATGACCGGGATGGCCTCCGTCAAGACAAAATCGCTAAATAGTGTTTTTGGGAAAACTCAAAATAATATTTCGATTTCGTTACAATCAAGGCGGGTTCAATCCCGAGGGGAAAAAAGCATGGATATATTGCGCAAGCTGTTAGGTCCAAGTAAAGAAGAGATCTGGCGGCAACTCTGCGGCAAGATCGACGGGCGTTACATCGAAGGAGGCTTTTGGAAAGGGGACAAGGTCGAAGCTACGCACGGTGAATGGACCATTACCCTGGACACCTATACGGTTTCGAACGGAAAATCGTCAGTAACCTACACCCGGATGCGGGCGCCCTATGTGAATCCGGATGGCTTTCACTTCACCATTTACCGGAAAGGTATCTTCAGCGACATCGCCAAATGGTTCGGAATGCAGGATGTTGCGGTAGGCTACGAACCCTTTGACCAGGACTTCATCATTAAGGGCAATTCTGAAATGAAGTTGCGGCAACTGTTTGCCGATGCCAGAATCCGGGAGCTGATCGCCGCGCAGCCGGCCATTCGCTTCACCGTCAAAGACGACGAAGGCTGGTTCGGGGCCGCGCTCCCCGAGGGCGTGGACGAGCTCTATTTCGAGGTGGTTGGGGTCATCAAAGATGTCGAACGGCTGAAGATGCTCTATGAATTGTTCGCGGAAACTTTGGACCAGCTCTGCCACATCGGGTCAGCCTACGAAAATAAACCGAACGTCACAGCGTGACAATTCAGCCTTCCAAAATCAGTCCCATAACGAGATTGAGCCAATATGGGATAAATAACCAAAAGTATTCTCCTGCATTTTTTGGTAACAAATTTCTCAGTATTTTCATTATAGAAGGGCGGCTGCTCTGGTAGGCTGTCCTCATTTTCCACGACTAGAAGGCAGTTGGTGACCAGCCCAGGAGGTTGAGTATGCCTCCTTGCCCGCAAAAATAAAGTTCCTATGTTTTGCAGGTTCGAGCCACTACATGTGTGGTGCTGTTCGCGGTCCAAATTTCAAGGAGAAGGTCCATTTTTGTGAAAAATATGAAAACCAAACTCTGTAGTTTATTTGCATGTTTTATGCTGCTCTCGCCGGCGCTTGTGCTGGCGCAAGGGCCAGGAAATAATATCCAAACCGTGGTTCCTGATGGGAGAGAAGAGTCAGACTCGATCCCGGTGGGCACGGCCACCACTTACCTGTTTTCGGCGCAGGCCGGCCACTCGTATTCGGTGGAGCAAAGCCGGGGAATGAGCAGGCCCATCATCCCCATGATGGTGTTTGGCGGCTGCCCGGGCAGCTCTGCGAATGACACGTCCACGATGGCCCCGGAGGTGACGCTCAATATTGGCTTTCCACAGCAGCGGCAAAGGATAGCATTTACCTGTCCGGGACCGGTATTTCCCCCGCCATCGCCAAATTATGCCCAGGCCATGATTCCAAACTTTAACGGTGGCGCGGCTTATAACTTCAGCATCAGTGTGACGGATACGACCCTGTTCAGCGAGAAATGGAAAGCCACCAGCAACGCCGACACTTTTTGGACCTTCACCAACTCCAGCTCGGCCCCAGTCCATGTTGGCCTGATTCTGCTGGATGCATTCGGGAACCAACTTGGGCAAAATCCCCCGATCACCATTAACCCCGGCGCAACGTTTTCCATTGATACCACGCAGATGCCGCAACTGCCGCGCAACCCTCCGGGCGGAGGTCCCTTTAGCCTCACCGGCTCGGCCCTGGCAAGTGAAGATGGGCCCCCGGGAGCCATCCGGGCTACGGAGGTCATCGTGACCACAGCAGGTGGGCCATGTCCTAGTCCGACCTGTGTTACCACGAGCGAGACGGTGAAGTTCGCGACCAAGATCCAGTCCCGCTAGAAATACATAGCTGAAAACATGGGCGGCCTCAGCGCCGCCCATGACCCTCCCACGGATTTTTGAAAAGCAACCCGTGAAATCTGTGGTAAGTTTTTGTTTTAATTCAAGGTGCTTCGATTACATCGTACTTCAGGCCGTGCTCGTTCACGCTATAGCGAATAGCGATTCTTCCACAGAACTTCTTTGCGACTCCGCGCAACCTATAAGGCTGAAACTTCCACTGCTTGACGGAATCAATGGCCGACTGGATGATGAGCGGATGTCCTGAGACCATTTGTATGCAGGTTACGCTGCCCACGGTGTCAACCTCGATTGCCAATACGACGGTCCCCTCCAGGCGTACCATGTCTCCGCGCGGGGCTTCCATGGGTTCCGTCTTGCGTAGCAGGGCCTTTACCTGGCGTGGCGACAGCCGTTCGACGCCGGATTCGCAACATCCGGGCGCCGGCTTCTGCGCTTTGGCCGCGAGTAACGTGGAAGCAAGAACCAGCACCAGGCCGCAGCGAAATAACATGTTTATCCCATTCAAATTGACCACCACCGGAGCAGCCAATGTTCCCAGTTGCCAGGTTTTCAGCTCGCTGCGCTCGCGGGTTGACGCATTGGTTGATCGGATCATGGAATATTTGAAGAGCTAGTGGAGATAAATGGGTGCAGTCCTCGTAACCGGTTGTTCCAAATAGTCAGTGTCATAGATGGTCGCGTTGCGGAAGCTGGGGTCTGTTGCTGCATGGAGAGCGTCATCGGTCAGCCACACGGGCTCATGAGTTCGCACCTGATGAAAGCGCACGATGGGATTGTCATACTGCGTGTAGTAAACACGAAAGCGGCGCTCCGGATAGTCAAGCTTGAGTTTGATGGCCCACATCTTGGCCATCGTTGACCCAATCTCGCAGGCAGCGACGAAGTCAGGGTGGGTGTGATCGTAGCTCTCCTCCACCGCGTCAAGAGATTCGGAGACAGATTCGCGATTCTCGGAGGTTGCGCCGTTTTGGAATTCATCAAGCACGTGGGTATGGTTGATAAAAGACTCGGTTTCGGTTTTGCCGCCAGGAAGCTCTTCCACATCGCCGTAACACTGGAAGGCAGCAAAGATGCATCCGTTAACTTCGATAAAGTCAGGCCAGAAGAGCTGCAGGAGCTGCTTTGCCGTCTGAACCGAAACCTGCTTCTGTAGGCGTGGCCCTGGTATTTGGGACAAGGTCTCCTCCGTGCATGACGAATGTGGGTACAAATCAGCATACTGCGATCACGCTGGATTTGCACCAGAGCCGTGCATCGACACTCAGATGCTTTGCTCAAACAAAACTGAAACTTCAGGTTTGTCGGGGCAGTAGTGGACGACAATTTTGCGTCCTTTCGGAAAGGGCGCCAGGAAGTCGTAGGCTTCGTCTTCAGAGAAGAACAGATGTTGGAAGTAGCCGGAATAGTACTCGCCCCGGGCAGAGTAGAAATAACTGATTTCGGCCATATATACATCCCGGGTACGAACGTGGACTTCCGCGCTGTGGACCTCGCCCGTCGCTGAGGGCCAGTCGGCGCTCGCATCATTTTCTTCTTCGGATTGGAAAAGCCAGTCAGAGAGTCCCATGACCGTACCTTTTTTACA includes the following:
- the dgt gene encoding dNTP triphosphohydrolase — its product is MATSSSKPADRYDRFSPTDRPADNRSPAQRDRDRILFTSAFRRLAGVTQVFAADEGHVFHNRLTHSLEVAQVGRRLAEKLYKEQQDFCNKSGGVDPDVVEAACMAHDLGHPPFGHIAEMTLDELARHGSDHAAGTDPVGDLADGFEGNPQSFRIVTKLAFRSDQTHGLNLTRATLNAVLKYPWMRGTVGKKYRKWGAYQSEEDEFKFARALNSTGDERQSLEASIMDWADDITYSVHDLEDFYRARLIPIHILVSDKNERQRFYIAAAKRLQAQEGMTSADFEQHEKTFDPFLDSVPLSESYKGTQDQRSALRTFTAGLIARYVKSTKLVNESDDIRLEISPGFKREVKMLKNLTWHYVIDNPSLATQQYGQRRVIKDLFKIYREVAADEKHWHVLPANSREQVETIFNLPDHDRALTRIVVDLIASMTERHAIDMHHRLTGVSLGSALDLIGRY
- a CDS encoding heparin lyase I family protein, with the protein product MNSKYLYKVLEPRTVVFRMLCLLVGLCLWLPGAHAQLLWDGNAARGTGVFEGLEEAPGRISVVSDPKGQHGLVFRYDTWDDPSFGKERCESKGTRTPGGNFRVAKGGTYFVGWRALWNPMPTNGAWVAMWQMHGYGPAGQGAPLVLRALNGDGNLYMQNNVNGTNVNFWKTKFPLNSWNTFVVHVHLATDNTGWVELWYNGIPQMFINGKTRFNCPTWDAKTGSFVMFKWGVYRSGSVNGKGPASAFLSGAKIGLTYADVNPN
- a CDS encoding DUF4145 domain-containing protein, which codes for MEIVNFPDHQFNQIGASGICPHCETKSYFQPVATYREQAHPRRMVSAAQCQSCKEYVLVIGSQQPGGTQSPFNLSSVFPIGKPNDRVDESVPAMVKEDFAEALRCQWIRAYKACVVMCGRAIQTSALALGAKGSRLVDQIDDLHKSGKITESLRDFAHEVRLVRNDGAHPDKDGLADVTPEDAMDVIEFTRQYLEHVYIMPAKLKARKGTSSVPIVAVKP
- a CDS encoding energy transducer TonB; the protein is MIRSTNASTRERSELKTWQLGTLAAPVVVNLNGINMLFRCGLVLVLASTLLAAKAQKPAPGCCESGVERLSPRQVKALLRKTEPMEAPRGDMVRLEGTVVLAIEVDTVGSVTCIQMVSGHPLIIQSAIDSVKQWKFQPYRLRGVAKKFCGRIAIRYSVNEHGLKYDVIEAP
- a CDS encoding DUF3592 domain-containing protein translates to MGLSDWLFQSEEENDASADWPSATGEVHSAEVHVRTRDVYMAEISYFYSARGEYYSGYFQHLFFSEDEAYDFLAPFPKGRKIVVHYCPDKPEVSVLFEQSI
- a CDS encoding YcxB family protein — protein: MILRNAAVLGVFVFLLRAAIMRSVTFQDVLIALAFALGALFFLPLWMFISGKTAKRTLTVSPEGISTEIGSLKGKVPWRKVRIVSDTGQFILIANALGNAFFVPSRAFSGPEQRALFFSEINRSAEGRT
- a CDS encoding energy transducer TonB — encoded protein: MKTFWKAQLLVLVCLASAVLWSQAGSKSNSESGSANSSVSLNRVRVSGNVEEGMLTHKVVLPYPEYAKANRIQGQVVLHVVIDKKGKVIEVKPISGHPKLIPTAVDAVQQWRYRPYFLNGEAVEVETTVTVNFNLANV